ATAGGATTCTTTTTGAATATGATACTACTCTGGGTGATAGTTACGATCGCAAAGTTGCTATCATCTTTTTAGATGGACGAAACTTCAACTTGGAGTTAGTTGAAGTCGGATTTGCTAATCTGAAATATTTAAAAGATACCATGCCGTATGTCACGGAATATTGTGCGGCATTGATAGAGGCGCAAGTGGCCGGAGTTGACCGCTGGAAGTAGTTAAAACCATATTGTTGCTGTTGTGTTCATTTGAGAAGAAATTAGTTTGCTTGTATCCATTAAAAGTAGAGTTGGTTAATAAAAAATTGAAATAATTTATAGTTAATTTCAAATAGTGAAATGTCAACTTATTTTTGATATAATGTTATTAGGAGTTTGAAGAGGCGATAATATGGATAGAAATAAAACAATTTTAACAAAAAAACAAACGGCACTATTACTATACAGTGAACATTTAAGGCAGATAGTTGACTATAACTTTTTTCATAAAATAATTCGAGATAAAGAAAAGCTCACATGTGGGAAAATGTTAGATTATAGTATGTCAGAAAATCAAATTTATTTAATTAAATCTAATAGAGACATGCTTTTGCATTCCGCTGGTGAGGAATGGAGTTATAGAAGACGTAATGCAGTTGTTAGGGAAAAAGAGAAAGATCCTAAATTGCGTCCGAAGTGTCAATTATGTGGTGCAAGAATACTTGAAAAGCACTATATAGTTAATAAGTATAATAAAAAAGAATTATTTGTAGGTTCAGAGTGCATAAAAGAATTTTATAATGAAAACCTTTCAAGTGATTATTATAATTACTATAGAGGCAAAAAGGCTAGAAAGTTTGTAAAACTTGCAGAAGAATATCCGACCATTCGAAGAATTGTCGAAAGTTCGAAGTACAAGCAGTATGATATCGCTTATCCTTTGAAACTTGAAAAACAATCTATGAATGAGAAGTTACTTGTGAGAAAGTGTTTGGAAAAGTATTTAGCTGTTTCTAGTCTTGATAAGGAGGATGTTCATTATGTCAAACTTAAACATTATATCGAGGCGTTTTTATCTGTTCAAAAGCAGATAGATAATTTCTGTGAAAAAAATTCAAATAATAAATTTATTCTGACCAATAAGTTAAGTGAAAGTATTATTTCGAATCAAATTAATGGAAAGGCCTTGGTTGAAAATATAAGAGGTCAACATGATAGTGTAATTGATAAGCGTACTGCGTCAAAAATTACGGTTGTTAGTTTTTTAGAAAATTATAAATTATGGTTCAATGAGAATTTTTCAAATCAGAATTTTAATATAACAAAAGTCGCCAATGGGAAAATTTACTTTAGCTATAAAGTAAATAATGTTGATTATAATTTTCTAGCCAACTCACAAGATTTTATTTTATGTATTAATGGTATTTTTGATGATGTGAATACTAGTAAAAGAAGAGACGTCAGCAAGATAATAGATAAAATTATGGTTAGTAAATCAGATAATGAAAATTTATTCAAATATTTTGATAAACATTTTTCAAACTTATTTGAATACAGATTAAATGCAACACAACTATTGACGCGTACTTTAGATAGTAGAAAGAGAAGCGTTAGAGAGTTGTTTATAGAAAATACTTCATATGATTATTATTTCGTAATTAATTCAGAGGAGTTGTCAGTTATCAGTAGAGATACAGTGAAACTATTCGCGCTTGGTGAATTGTTCGGAAATAGCAATAAACAAGTTTTTGCAGATGTATTGTTTCGAAACAAATATCCAAGACAGGTTGTCTTGAAAAAATTAAGAACAATTTTAGCTGAAGCTGAGGATATATACGGTGACTTGCAATAAATTACTTAAATTATAATTATTTGAGAGTATGTGTTAAGAACTTCGAAAGAAAATATTGTTTCGAATAATCTTTAACTATTGATATTATAGATATAACTGGAGGTAGAAATGGAAACGACAAAATATTTAGATGATGAACTAAAAAATTTTATAGTTAATGTAGGATGGACTCATAAAATACAGATATGTCAATCAGATATTTATATTGAGTACACCAAAAAGCTAAAGTGGGTAAAGATTGTATTAACATCTCTAACCTCTGTCGGGCTCGGAAGTTTTCTGTTGAAAATTTCTTCTGATTTTCAAAACATTTCAATGATTTTAACATTTGCCTTGTCTTTGTCTATGACAATAGTGGTTGCATTAGATAAGGAAAATGATTATAAAGAATTAGCGAATCAAAATAAATTAGCTGCAGATAAATTTTTAGAAATCAGAGAGAAGGCTTTAGAACTGCTATATGAACTAAACATGGGCAAGGATGCTGATGTTATTCAACAAGAATTTAAAGAATTAAAAGAGGTTAGAAATCAAGAAAACTCGATGTTACCACATACTTCTTTGGAGGCTGTAGAAGTTGCTAGTATAAAAATAAAAGATAAAAGAGATAATGATTACTCAGAAGATTATGAGTACTTCATTCCTAAAAATTTAAGAAATTTAGAGGATTGATTATGATTATAAACTATGCTAAGACTTTGCAGCGGTCAAAGGAAGAATCGGAAAAATGGCAGGCAAGGATAACGAGGATAAATAATAAGTTATGTGACGAATATTATCCAGAAAGAGAGAATCACACAATAATTGTTGGATCCGTTGGGCGTGGTACTGCAGTATCCAATACTAGTGATTATGATGTGATTTTCAAATTGCCCTATTCAGTTTTTAAGAAGTTTGATAGTTATGAGTCAAATGGACAATCACAATTGCTTCAAGAAATTAGAAACATAATTATGGATTTACATCCAAAAACAGATATTAAAGGAGATGGGCAGGTAGTTTCAATTGAATATAAAGATGGGGTTATTGAATTGGTTCCTGGATTTGAACAAACTGATGGTAGTTATAAGTATCCAGATAGTAAAGATGGAGGGAGTTGGAAAATTACAAAACCAATTCCTGAAATTGAAGAATCGAACAAGCAATCAAAGAATTCAACACAGTACTTTAATTATTTGTGTTACCTAATACGCCAGTGGAAAAATTATATGGGATTTTCTTTCAAGGGATTACTTATTGACACGTTGATTGCTAAATATTTGGATGAAGAAACTTATGCGAATAAAACAGAACTAAAACTGTTGGAAGATTGTTTTGTTTTCTTTTCAAAGGAGAATAAAGAGCAGGCATTTTGGTATGCATTGGGTAGCAATCAAAAAATATATAATCGAGATGAAGGTTTATTTGTAACTAAAGCAAAAAAGATTGTAAAAAAATTTGAAGATTGTACAGAAGAAGAAATTTTGAAAGAAGTATTTGGATATAAGCAAAGTGAAAGTAAATCTGCAAATGAAGAATTCATAGAGGACAAGTTTATAGTAGATATTCAATACAATTTGATAATAGATTGTGATGTATTTCAAGACGGATTTAGAGGAATGAAGCTTTCGAAGTATATTAATAGTAAGTTTAGATTGGGGCGAGGGAAGACGTTGAATTTCAGCGTTGTTAGTACCAATATCCCAACCAATTTATCAATAAAATATTTTTGGAAGGTTAGGAATGTCGGAAGAGAGGCCGTTGGTAAAGAACGCGGTCAAATATTTTTAGGAGAATTTAGTTTAACTGAACATACGAATTTTAATGGTAATCACTATGTGGAGTGTTATGCAGTTCATGAGGATATCGTAATAGCACGAAGTAAAATAAAAGTCCCTATTGATGTAGTGAAAGGAATATAATTTAAGTTCTGAATTAATAAGAACCGGCATTTTTTGCCGGTTCTTTTTTATTTGTCGCAATCGAGTCTATTTCCTGGCCAGTTCAGATATATTAATATGGTACATTACTTTTAGGAGGTCATTCTATGTTAGATAACTTAAAGATTGGCGATTGTATCCGTATCGATGGCAAACATCTTTTAGTGTATGACGATGCAACAAAAATAGAAACATATTCAAGTATAGAGAAACATGGCGGCGCTGTTCAGTTGTTGCTGACTGATCCACCATACAATGTAAATTATTCGGGAACAAAACGGAAGAATCGCCGGCGGATCATAAATGATAATCTTGGCGATCGATATACTGATTTTTTGACGAAGCTATTAAGCAATGCGGAGAGAGTGATGGAGCCAGGAGCAAGTTATTATGTGTTCATGGCATCGTCATCAATAACAGAACTTTATGCTGCATGCGATGTTGCCGGCTTATATCGCTCAAGTTTGTTGTTATGAATCAAAAATCATTTTGTATTGTCGTTTGCAGATTACAAAGCGAAGCATGAGTGTATACAGTATGGATGGAAGAAAGGTGCGGCACATAAGTTCTATGGGCCTAAAAACGCATCTACAGTGTTTAATTACTCTAAACCAGTAAAATCCCTGTTACACCCGACTATGAAGCCGCTGGAGCTTGTTAAGGAGCTTTTACAGCATTCAACACTGAAAGGTGATGTTGTTTTAGATCCCTGTGGAGGAAGTGGCACAACGATGTTGGCGGCTGAAGAGCTTGGTCGCATGTGCTATATGATCGAGATTGATCCAGAGTATATAAAATCAATTATAAATCGGTACTTACATTTTTATCCAGATGCCAAGATTGAAATTTTGTTATGAGTTAATTGAATAATTTACGTCACAATATCTTATTATTGAGCAGTCTTTTAAAAAATTGTATAATAAAGAAAGATAGAAAAAAGATGGTGAGATGATGAGTGGATTAGGAAAAGCCATTATGCAACGACGTATTGCAAAGAAGATGAGCCGCAATCGGCTCGCAGCAGGAATATGTAGTCCAAATGCGGTTCAAAAAATTGAGCTATATGGAACGATTCCTAGATTTGATACATTAGCGAAGTTGTTAGCTAAATTAAATTGTTCAATCGATGAAGTGTGGCAAGAAGCCAATGTAGAAAACTATTCTGAATATACGACAATTCGGAAAGAGATTGCATATTATAACAAGAAGCATAATTATATACATGTTGAGCATCTAATAAACGGGATAGATCCAGAAATTTATAACTCTTTGCCGCTCGATGAACAACAATATTTATTATATAATCAAGCAGCGGTTTTACTGAAGGTTCATGGTAAGACAGATGAGGCTTGTACAGTTGCTGAGAATGCTCTAGAATTGACACTTATAGCTGAAGGAGATCGCTTCTCGGAAAATGAAATGTTATTGATTAATTTGATTACCTCAATTAGGCAAAATGATTATTTTTGGTATTTGCTGAAGAAGGCTTATATATATTACTTGAATGATCGAATAAATATTGCAGATAAAACTTATATGACTATTGCTAATGGAATGCTACAGTATTATTTCAAGAATCAGGAGTGGCAGAAATTGCTCGAGGTCTCAATTGAAACTGAAGAAGATGGCTTAGAAGAAGATATGCTTATGTATGTTACCAATATTTGGTTTTCGAAGGGTGTTGCTTTATATAAATTAAACAGTTGCGATAAGGGTCGAGAATATATTAAAAATGCAATGGAGCACTGCTTGTTGCTTAAGCAAATGAGGAATTATAACTACTTTCAACAGCATCTTGTCAATTTAGGTATAAATATAAAAGAGTAGCCGGATTTTATATCCGGCTACTCTTACTTTCTTATACCCACCATTCCATTAATGCAACGATCCACTTGAACATTTCGCCCACCTCCTGATCATGATATATTTCAATTGTAGTCCTTTTAAAAAGTTGTATCTATCCAAAATGTATGAAAGTTTTAATACATTGTATTTATTTCATTGATTTATAAGGGTTTGTAACTGTTGAAAGTTATTAAAACAATCATATTTACAGACGTTTTCTTAACACCTATACTAAAAGTAGGGAAAAGACATTGCAAGATTGCAATAAAAGCGTTTGTTTGTGAGTCAGAACGGGAGTTTCTACTCATCTTCGTCAGCAGACGCTAATACAGGAAAAATGGGGCTCTGGGGAGAGCCCTTTGTGTTTATATTCGATATTCATCAATTACATGCTATATAAACACATACAGGGGTAGCGCAGATAAAAATAGTGGGATTAATCAATTTGTATTGTCTAATGCTCTTTTTAGCTATTGCTAAAGAGAGCTTTTTTATATAATAGATATAAAATACAAAGATTGTTTTTATTTAGGCTGCATAAGTTAAGTGTTTATCGCGAAAGGGTAAACATGTCGATGGATAAGCAGATAGGTATTCAGGAGTTAAGAGAACAATATAGCCAGAAAATGGTTGGAGAATTTGTAAAATCAATAGAAGCAGCAGATGATGCTTTTTTTCAGTCTGAAGAACGAACCCAAAAGTATGTTTCTTTAGGAAACCGCAAGAGACAAATTCGGTATAAATTTGAGACATTTACAATCAATCGTCGGGTATATAGAAATAAGGAAACTGGCGAACTATATTATCATGTTGATCAGCTTTTTGAATTGCTGCCGTATAAATGGTATCAAAAAGAGGTGAGAGAGGATATTTATAATAGCTATGGAAATGAAAGCATCCAAAGTATCGCTCACCGGCTTGGAATGAGTCGGATGGCTGTGTATGATGTGCTTTATGAAATTGGAGTTGTTGAACGAAAAGAGTTGGTTGAATCTAGCATAGAAACCTCGGTCCATGTTCAGGGTGATGAAAAATACTTTAGTCATCAAAAGAGTACTAGGAAAAAAGGCCAAATCAGATTAATGACGGTATTTACAGATAAGGTTGAGGTGTGTAGGAACAAACATAGATTGGTCAATAAAAAAACATTCTTATTTAATGATAGAAAAAAACCAGAAGCCATTCAAGATGAAATCATGCAATATTTACAATTACGCTATCCGAACTTAAATAGAATTTATTTCTCATCTGATGCTGGTAAATGGTTGATCCAGGTGCAGGAAGCATTTCCGAAAGCAACATTTATTTATGATTTGTTTCATTACAAACAATACTTGATGATTATATTTAGCGGTCATAGAAAGTTGGCGAAGAAAGCAAATCAATTCGTGCGAGAAGATAGAGCGTATGATTTTATTCAGTATTGTTTTAATTTCATTGAGGAGTATAAACCGGATAATGGAAAAGCAATTGAAGCTGTCCAAACAATAGCTAACTTATGGGGGCCGATTCAAAATAATTTTAAATTACGGGGTTATTTAGGCAGTAACACGGAAGCACAGATTAGCCATATAGCGACCAAGTACTTTGCGGCAAGGCCAAAGGGGTTTTCTCAAAGGCGGATGAATGCCTATCTACGAGTCGTTGAATATAAAGTTAATGGATGGAGTTATGAACAAATCAAGGATGCTCAAATAAAGAAAAAGAGTGAATGCCGATTTGAGTCAATATCTGAACGAGAGAGAAAACCGGTTCCAGGAAGGAGCTCGCCAGGCAACGCAAATAATATACCAACAATGAATTCCTCTAAAACTGGATTTAAACAAGTTTTGAAGCGATTAACTAGATAAGGTAATGTCGCAGCAATGACGTTTTTTTGTCATGCAATTTAGTGTGAAATATGTTAGAATAATATCAAGATTTATATATGGTTAGTGTAATCAGGTGAAAATCATTATTTATTGTGCTATTCTCTGCTTAAAAATATTATTTTTTTCAGATTTCGTCCAAATTAATTTGACAAAATCCTGAAGAGATATAACTTGTGAGAAAGCGTGATTTACGTTATAATAGCAATGTATAAAATCATGAAGGAGGCGTCATGTAAAATGGCTAAAAAAGTAATTACTGATTTAGATTTGAAAGACAAAAAGGTATTGGTTCGGGTGGACTTCAATGTACCTATGAAAGATGGAAAGATTACTAACGATAATCGTATTGTTGCGGCATTGCCTACAATTAACTACATTATCGAACAAGGTGGGAAAGCAATTTTATTCTCACACTTAGGAAAAGTGAAAACTGAAGAAGATAAAGCTTCTAAAACACTTCGCCCGGTTGCCGGACGTTTAAGTGAGTTATTAAATAAAGAAGTGAAATTTGTTCCGGTTACACGCGGAGCTGAGTTGGAAGATGCAATCGCTGCAATGAATGATGGAGATGTTATTCTTTTTGAAAACACACGTTTTGAAGACCTTGATGGTAAAAAAGAGAGCGGTAATGATTCAGAACTTGGAAAATACTGGGCATCATTAGGTGATGTATTTGTAAATGACGCATTCGGAACGGCTCACCGTGCCCATGCTTCAAACGTAGGAATTGCAGCTAACCTTGATAGTGCAGCGGGATTCTTGATGGATAAAGAAATTAAATTCATCGGTGGTGCAGTTGATGCGCCGGTACGTCCTTTAGTAGCGATTTTAGGTGGAGCAAAAGTTTCAGATAAAATCGGTGTTATTGAAAACTTGATTGAAAAAGCAGATAAAATCCTTATCGGTGGCGGCATGATGTTTACATTCTACAAAGCACAAGGGAAAAACATTGGTAAATCTTTAGTTGAAGAAGATAAAGTAGCTTTAGCAAAAGAATTATTAGTAAAAGCAAAAGGGAAAATTATTTTACCAATTGATACTGTCGTTGCTAAAGAATTCAGTAATGATGTACCATTCCATACGACAGCAATCGACGGTATTGCTGATGATGAAATGGGATTAGATATTGGTGCTGAAACAATACAAATGTTTACTGCTGAGCTTGCTGGTGCAAAAACAGTTGTTTGGAACGGACCAATGGGTGTATTCGAAATGTCAAACTACGCAAACGGAACAATCGGTGTTTGTGAAGCGATTGCTAACTTAAAAGATGCAACAACAATTATCGGTGGTGGCGATTCAGCAGCTGCAGCAATGCAACTTGGATTCGCGGATAAATTTACTCACATCTCAACTGGTGGCGGAGCATCACTTGAGTACTTAGAAGGTAAAGTGTTGCCAGGTGTAGATTCTTTATCAAATAAATAAAATCAGTTGCAAAGCGCTTGCAATCTGATTTTACCCATGGATGCTGGCGGACCGGAGACGGCCGACGGCATCCCAAATTTTATAATAATGAGGTGTCAAAAAATGAGAAAACCAATCATTGCCGGAAACTGGAAAATGTTTAAGTTAAAAGGTGACGCTTTAGCATTTGTTGAAGCAGTTAAAAATAATG
The Culicoidibacter larvae DNA segment above includes these coding regions:
- a CDS encoding thermonuclease family protein produces the protein MKESSYTCQRIQWANRILFEYDTTLGDSYDRKVAIIFLDGRNFNLELVEVGFANLKYLKDTMPYVTEYCAALIEAQVAGVDRWK
- a CDS encoding SLATT domain-containing protein, producing the protein METTKYLDDELKNFIVNVGWTHKIQICQSDIYIEYTKKLKWVKIVLTSLTSVGLGSFLLKISSDFQNISMILTFALSLSMTIVVALDKENDYKELANQNKLAADKFLEIREKALELLYELNMGKDADVIQQEFKELKEVRNQENSMLPHTSLEAVEVASIKIKDKRDNDYSEDYEYFIPKNLRNLED
- a CDS encoding nucleotide-binding domain-containing protein; translated protein: MIINYAKTLQRSKEESEKWQARITRINNKLCDEYYPERENHTIIVGSVGRGTAVSNTSDYDVIFKLPYSVFKKFDSYESNGQSQLLQEIRNIIMDLHPKTDIKGDGQVVSIEYKDGVIELVPGFEQTDGSYKYPDSKDGGSWKITKPIPEIEESNKQSKNSTQYFNYLCYLIRQWKNYMGFSFKGLLIDTLIAKYLDEETYANKTELKLLEDCFVFFSKENKEQAFWYALGSNQKIYNRDEGLFVTKAKKIVKKFEDCTEEEILKEVFGYKQSESKSANEEFIEDKFIVDIQYNLIIDCDVFQDGFRGMKLSKYINSKFRLGRGKTLNFSVVSTNIPTNLSIKYFWKVRNVGREAVGKERGQIFLGEFSLTEHTNFNGNHYVECYAVHEDIVIARSKIKVPIDVVKGI
- a CDS encoding DNA methyltransferase — encoded protein: MLDNLKIGDCIRIDGKHLLVYDDATKIETYSSIEKHGGAVQLLLTDPPYNVNYSGTKRKNRRRIINDNLGDRYTDFLTKLLSNAERVMEPGASYYVFMASSSITELYAACDVAGLYRSSLLL
- a CDS encoding site-specific DNA-methyltransferase, translated to MSFADYKAKHECIQYGWKKGAAHKFYGPKNASTVFNYSKPVKSLLHPTMKPLELVKELLQHSTLKGDVVLDPCGGSGTTMLAAEELGRMCYMIEIDPEYIKSIINRYLHFYPDAKIEILL
- a CDS encoding helix-turn-helix domain-containing protein; protein product: MQRRIAKKMSRNRLAAGICSPNAVQKIELYGTIPRFDTLAKLLAKLNCSIDEVWQEANVENYSEYTTIRKEIAYYNKKHNYIHVEHLINGIDPEIYNSLPLDEQQYLLYNQAAVLLKVHGKTDEACTVAENALELTLIAEGDRFSENEMLLINLITSIRQNDYFWYLLKKAYIYYLNDRINIADKTYMTIANGMLQYYFKNQEWQKLLEVSIETEEDGLEEDMLMYVTNIWFSKGVALYKLNSCDKGREYIKNAMEHCLLLKQMRNYNYFQQHLVNLGINIKE
- a CDS encoding UPF0236 family transposase-like protein — its product is MDKQIGIQELREQYSQKMVGEFVKSIEAADDAFFQSEERTQKYVSLGNRKRQIRYKFETFTINRRVYRNKETGELYYHVDQLFELLPYKWYQKEVREDIYNSYGNESIQSIAHRLGMSRMAVYDVLYEIGVVERKELVESSIETSVHVQGDEKYFSHQKSTRKKGQIRLMTVFTDKVEVCRNKHRLVNKKTFLFNDRKKPEAIQDEIMQYLQLRYPNLNRIYFSSDAGKWLIQVQEAFPKATFIYDLFHYKQYLMIIFSGHRKLAKKANQFVREDRAYDFIQYCFNFIEEYKPDNGKAIEAVQTIANLWGPIQNNFKLRGYLGSNTEAQISHIATKYFAARPKGFSQRRMNAYLRVVEYKVNGWSYEQIKDAQIKKKSECRFESISERERKPVPGRSSPGNANNIPTMNSSKTGFKQVLKRLTR
- a CDS encoding phosphoglycerate kinase, which codes for MAKKVITDLDLKDKKVLVRVDFNVPMKDGKITNDNRIVAALPTINYIIEQGGKAILFSHLGKVKTEEDKASKTLRPVAGRLSELLNKEVKFVPVTRGAELEDAIAAMNDGDVILFENTRFEDLDGKKESGNDSELGKYWASLGDVFVNDAFGTAHRAHASNVGIAANLDSAAGFLMDKEIKFIGGAVDAPVRPLVAILGGAKVSDKIGVIENLIEKADKILIGGGMMFTFYKAQGKNIGKSLVEEDKVALAKELLVKAKGKIILPIDTVVAKEFSNDVPFHTTAIDGIADDEMGLDIGAETIQMFTAELAGAKTVVWNGPMGVFEMSNYANGTIGVCEAIANLKDATTIIGGGDSAAAAMQLGFADKFTHISTGGGASLEYLEGKVLPGVDSLSNK